Genomic DNA from Oncorhynchus tshawytscha isolate Ot180627B linkage group LG04, Otsh_v2.0, whole genome shotgun sequence:
TTGTTttgtcccccctccccctccccattcctGGAGACGAAACCACTGACCCACGTCCCTTGAATACCTGTGTAATGAAACGTTTCTGTGCTTCTGTGGTTTAACATTTTTGGGGGATTATAACTGGGTGAACAACAGGTGTTTCTCTGTAACACGTATTACAATAAAACAAAGTTTGTTTAAAAATGACGAGTCTTCAATCTTGTctaaagcaaaacattttttaaataatttaagaCGCCGATCAGTTGCCGCCATAAATGTGTTTTTACCTTTGATATTTGGAGTTGGCTCGTCAATAGCTCTTCGACGCACCCCTGGGAAGGAGACATAGTCTCTATAAAGCCTATTTTGGGGGCTATTTATAGTACTAAGAATGCACGCCTCATATTTATAATGAGATTGTATTTTTATGGGAGGTGGCCTACACATGAAAGGTCTATCGATCACATGTATTGATCAATGCCACGTGAAGGGGGCACTAGCGCAACAAAGCACCGCTGTTATGATACTGATGGTTTGCGGAGACTGATAGTTTGTACCGTTGTGGCTACCCGTATAGCGCCATCTAGTTGTCACTTCGGTGATAACAGTTGTTGACAGCTGTAGCGTTGTAACTAACCCGTTTCCTAACCGTAAACTTATGAACCTAATCTGCTACATTAGTTATCGTAACCCACTATGTAAACAAACCACCAGTGCTGAAAACCGGTAGTATCACCACCACCGGCCATTCCAGTATGACCCGTATGCTGTTTATTAGTCAGAGCTTTTAAGGAGCTCTGAGTCAGACGGAAACTATTTTCCTGGTTGCTCTTTGGCCTGGGAGTGGCAACATGAAATCGTAGCAAGGAAATGATGCAAGCTTGATGTTGTCGCCACCGTGAATGCGTTTCTTTTGGTGCTTCGCGAATACAGAAACAGTAACCTAGGAATTAATATGTTTAGGAATTAAAATCAGATACACTCGAGATACCGATTGTATATGATTACTTTGCAATGCTTAAAACGTCTTACTGGAGGTTAGTGAAGTGTTTTATCATTGCAGGTGTACTCACAGTTGTTGTTAATATCTTACTGAACAAAAAAGCTCAGCCAAAGACGGATTTATCAACACCAAGTCCTCTGTCTCAGGAACTTTACAAGGTGATTTCCCCAGAGACCTACAAATACGTTCTcaaccatgtgtctgtgtgtaaggaAAGAAGCCCATTTCTGGTGCTAATGGTTCCAGTGGCACCCTCTGATGGGTTATCCAGGGATGCTATCAGAAAGACATGGGGCAGACCAGGCCTCATCTCTAATGTGGATATCCTCACAATGTTCTATGTGGGCTTGCCCGCAGAGGGACAAAGCTCCCACATTCAACAGGACCTGGAGAAGGAGAGCAAAGAACACGCTGACATCATCCAAATGGACTTCCTGGACAGCTACCACAACCTGACCATCAAGTCCATGATGATCATGAACTGGCTCGCCACCCACTGTCAGGGTGCCTCTTATGCGATGAAGGTGGACACAGACATTTTCGTCAACGTGTTCTACCTGGTCAATAAGCTGTTAGTTGGAGGTGGCCCTCTCAGGCATAAGTACATCACAGGCTCAGTCATCAGTGACGGCAGGCCTCGTAGGGATAGGAAGAGCAAGTGGCATCTGTCTGAGGACATTTACCCCGAAGACACGTTCCCCCCATATGTCTCTGGAGCAGGGTATGTCTTCTCTATTGACCTGGCCAACAGGATCTCATGGGCATCCAGGTTTGTGAGACCCATCCCCCTGGAGGATGTCTATGTGGGGTTGTGTCTCCGGGTTCTAGGGGTCCGGCCTGTGTACTCTCAAACACTGCTTCCTCCCAGGAACTTGTTTGAGATCAATCGGTTGGATTATGAGACGTGTACGTATGCCACGCGGGTCATTGTCACTGGATTTAAACCACATGAGCTGCTGGACATTTGGGGTGACTTTCAGAAAAGCCATCTCACCTGCTGATGTCTCAATCCAGTCTTTCTGAGGCACTAAAATGAATAACATGCCCTCAAATTAATGTGTATGTTTCTTTGTTTtctccagtggtggaaaaaataaCCAATTGTGctccttgagtaaaagtctaaaagtatttggttctaaatacacttaagtattcaaagtaaaagtataaataatttcaaattccttatattaagcaaagcagacggctccatttttcttgtttttcaaatgTACAGatcgccaggggcacactccaacactcagatatagtTTACAAATTTAgcatttctgtttagtgagtcagccagatgagaggcagtagggatgaccgcttgttctcttgataagtgcgggAATTTAACcgtgttcctgtcctgctaagcattcaaaatgtaacgagtacttttgggtatcagggaaaattcatggagtaaaaagtacattattttctttaggaatgtagtgaagtaaaagttgtaaaaaaatataaatagtaatgatACCCCAAAAAAGTAGTACTtagaagtatttttacttaagtactttccaCCACTGGTTTTCTCTGACATTACAACTAGTGGAGGCAATGCTCTTTGATGTCATACACAATATCTTGAACTTGACTGGTGTTTGTTGGCAAAATTATAAGCTACAATTAGGTGAAAGGTTTATTATCGACCTCTAATACTAAAGAGGTTGACGTAAAATTAGATGTAATCATTCCAAAGGGAAGCAAAGCTCTGCAGTTACACTTGATAAACAGCTGGTGGCATAGTTCACCCACTATCCTATTATAATGACATGGAAGAGAACAGATCAGTGTCACAGTGCAATGGTGTGTGGTGTCATGGCCAGAGTATCATTACAAGTCACATATGTTATTTAATCATGTCTATTGAAGTGCCTTCTGATCATAGAACATATTGAATCTGTCCAACTACTACCTCAGAAAATGTATTCCATATTATGTTCAATGCATTTTTATCCTCTGCACTGAATAGTGTCATTGAACAAGTAGACCATACTCTAAATTCACCT
This window encodes:
- the b3galt8 gene encoding beta-1,3-galactosyltransferase 2: MLKTSYWRLVKCFIIAGVLTVVVNILLNKKAQPKTDLSTPSPLSQELYKVISPETYKYVLNHVSVCKERSPFLVLMVPVAPSDGLSRDAIRKTWGRPGLISNVDILTMFYVGLPAEGQSSHIQQDLEKESKEHADIIQMDFLDSYHNLTIKSMMIMNWLATHCQGASYAMKVDTDIFVNVFYLVNKLLVGGGPLRHKYITGSVISDGRPRRDRKSKWHLSEDIYPEDTFPPYVSGAGYVFSIDLANRISWASRFVRPIPLEDVYVGLCLRVLGVRPVYSQTLLPPRNLFEINRLDYETCTYATRVIVTGFKPHELLDIWGDFQKSHLTC